The proteins below come from a single Candidatus Omnitrophota bacterium genomic window:
- a CDS encoding serine hydroxymethyltransferase — MGFIKNTDRQVYNAIINERERQQDNLELIASENYATQAVMEAQGSVLTNKYAEGYPGRRWYGGCEHVDVVESLAIERAKSLYKAEHANVQPHSGSSANMAVLFSQLKFGDTILAMDLACGGHLTHGHPLNFSGKYFNIIPYGVDRKTERLDYDNILSLAEKHKPRLLIAGASAYPRTIHPDRLRHICDKTGALLMVDMAHIAGLIAGGCHPNPVEYAEFVTSTTHKTLCGPRSGFILCRKDFAKQVDYTVFPGLQGGPLMHIIAAKAIAFKEASTQRFKRKQIQTLKNAFVLSEELKNLGYRIVSGGTDNHMVLVDVYCSRQVTGKDASAALDRAGITVNKNLIPYDSQPPLVASGIRLGSPALTSRGMKEPQMKKIARLIDDVLSHITNEARIKDIKEEVSRLTKKFPVYKVKK; from the coding sequence ATGGGGTTTATAAAAAATACGGACAGACAGGTATATAATGCTATTATTAATGAACGCGAAAGACAGCAGGACAATCTTGAGCTTATAGCCAGCGAGAATTATGCCACGCAGGCTGTTATGGAGGCGCAGGGCTCGGTTCTTACGAACAAATATGCCGAAGGTTATCCGGGCAGGCGGTGGTATGGTGGTTGCGAGCATGTTGATGTTGTAGAGTCTCTTGCCATTGAGCGGGCAAAGAGCCTCTATAAAGCTGAACATGCCAATGTTCAGCCGCATTCAGGCTCAAGCGCCAATATGGCTGTTTTGTTCAGCCAGCTAAAATTCGGTGATACTATTTTGGCAATGGACCTTGCCTGCGGCGGGCATCTGACACACGGACATCCTTTGAATTTTTCAGGCAAGTATTTTAATATAATACCTTACGGAGTGGATAGGAAAACCGAAAGGCTTGATTATGATAATATATTGTCCCTTGCCGAAAAACACAAACCAAGGCTCTTGATAGCAGGTGCCAGCGCGTATCCAAGAACCATACATCCTGACAGGTTAAGGCATATATGCGATAAAACAGGGGCCTTGCTTATGGTTGATATGGCGCATATTGCAGGGCTTATAGCAGGCGGTTGCCATCCCAATCCCGTAGAATACGCGGAGTTTGTCACAAGCACCACCCATAAGACACTTTGCGGGCCAAGGAGCGGATTTATACTTTGCAGAAAAGACTTTGCCAAACAGGTGGATTATACTGTTTTTCCGGGATTGCAGGGAGGGCCGTTGATGCACATAATCGCGGCTAAGGCCATTGCTTTTAAAGAGGCCTCCACACAAAGGTTTAAGCGCAAGCAGATACAAACTTTGAAAAATGCCTTTGTTCTGTCCGAAGAGTTAAAAAATCTTGGATACAGGATAGTTTCAGGCGGCACAGATAATCATATGGTTTTAGTTGATGTTTATTGTTCAAGACAGGTAACAGGTAAAGATGCTTCCGCTGCTCTTGACAGGGCGGGTATCACGGTTAATAAAAACCTGATACCATACGACTCCCAGCCCCCTCTCGTGGCCAGCGGCATAAGATTAGGAAGCCCAGCCCTTACGTCAAGGGGAATGAAAGAGCCGCAGATGAAAAAAATCGCGCGCTTGATAGATGATGTCTTATCCCACATTACAAATGAAGCCAGGATCAAGGATATCAAAGAAGAGGTATCAAGGCTTACAAAAAAATTCCCTGTGTATAAGGTGAAAAAATGA
- the nrdR gene encoding transcriptional regulator NrdR — MKCPYCGYKEDKVVDSRASSENDAIRRRRECARCQRRFTTYEHIEDMPLIVVKKNGQRQVFDRNKLISGILKSCEKRPVSADRIESLVDNIERQLQRKNEKEIKSSHIGEMVMSRLHEIDEVAYVRFASVYREFKDVTEFMKELKYVLAKGGKG; from the coding sequence ATGAAGTGCCCTTATTGCGGTTATAAAGAAGACAAGGTAGTGGATTCAAGGGCGAGTTCGGAAAATGACGCCATACGAAGGAGAAGGGAATGCGCCAGGTGCCAAAGGCGTTTTACCACGTATGAGCATATAGAAGATATGCCTTTGATAGTGGTGAAAAAAAACGGCCAAAGACAGGTTTTTGACCGTAATAAACTTATATCGGGCATATTGAAATCCTGCGAGAAAAGGCCTGTTAGCGCGGACAGGATTGAAAGCCTCGTGGATAACATTGAAAGACAGCTCCAGCGAAAAAATGAAAAAGAAATAAAATCATCGCATATAGGAGAGATGGTCATGAGCAGGCTCCATGAGATTGATGAAGTGGCCTATGTGCGATTTGCTTCTGTTTACAGAGAATTCAAGGATGTTACGGAATTTATGAAGGAACTAAAATATGTCTTGGCAAAAGGGGGTAAGGGATGA
- a CDS encoding cytidine/deoxycytidylate deaminase family protein, whose protein sequence is MRPDWDTYFMDLAILASRRATCLRRKVGAVIVQNKHILSTGYNGAPKGIKHCRQAGCIREKLNIASGQRHELCRGLHAEQNAIIQAALHGVSLKGSILYCTNMPCAICAKMLINAGIKKIVAADSYSDQMAEGFLKEAGIKIAHIKKQRKQKILGV, encoded by the coding sequence ATGAGGCCTGATTGGGATACGTATTTTATGGATTTGGCAATACTTGCTTCCAGAAGGGCGACATGTTTAAGGCGTAAAGTCGGCGCGGTAATTGTTCAGAACAAACATATACTCTCAACAGGTTATAATGGCGCGCCCAAAGGCATCAAGCATTGCCGCCAGGCAGGTTGTATACGCGAAAAGCTCAACATAGCGTCAGGGCAAAGGCACGAATTATGCAGAGGATTGCACGCGGAACAGAACGCGATTATACAGGCGGCCTTGCACGGGGTTAGCCTTAAAGGCTCTATTTTATATTGCACGAATATGCCCTGTGCCATATGCGCGAAGATGCTTATTAATGCCGGCATAAAAAAAATAGTTGCTGCTGACAGTTATTCCGACCAGATGGCGGAAGGTTTTTTGAAAGAGGCCGGTATCAAGATAGCTCATATTAAAAAACAGAGAAAACAGAAGATTTTGGGTGTTTAA
- the purD gene encoding phosphoribosylamine--glycine ligase yields the protein MKVLVIGSGGREHALCWKLAQSRRISKLYCAPGNGGIAEIAECVNIKYDDINALLDFAVSKSIELTVVGPEAPLTIGIIDAFNKRGLRIFGPDKASARLESSKVFAKKAMKRFGIKTADFAIFNDPALAEKHIQSSPLPIVIKADGLCAGKGVIVAGTKQQALSAVKSIMLDKEFGPAGENVIIEQCLKGEEASIILVSDGRDYVLFPTSQDHKRVFDNDKGPNTGGMGAYSPAPVATDGIIKKVENDIIRPLLDGLRSEGNPYKGVLYIGLMIIGETPYVLEFNVRFGDPETQAILPRLKTDLVDIFEAALDNKLGNFKIDFDPRPCVSVVLASGGYPGPYKQGLPVSGLNKAGTIKDVFIFHAGTRLSSTDGQSFVITTSGGRVLGVTAMADTIDAAIRKSYAAAGLIAFEGMHFRKDIGFKAVSRGAE from the coding sequence ATGAAAGTGCTTGTAATAGGTTCGGGCGGCAGGGAACATGCCCTGTGCTGGAAATTGGCACAAAGCCGCAGGATTAGTAAACTGTATTGCGCGCCGGGCAATGGCGGCATAGCGGAAATAGCCGAGTGCGTTAATATAAAATACGACGATATTAATGCCCTGCTTGATTTTGCCGTATCCAAATCAATAGAACTTACCGTTGTAGGCCCCGAAGCCCCTCTAACAATAGGCATAATTGACGCTTTTAATAAACGGGGGTTAAGGATATTCGGCCCTGATAAGGCATCAGCACGTCTTGAGTCAAGCAAGGTATTTGCCAAAAAAGCAATGAAACGGTTTGGCATCAAAACCGCGGATTTTGCTATTTTCAATGATCCCGCCCTTGCCGAGAAGCATATACAATCATCGCCGCTTCCCATTGTTATCAAAGCTGACGGGCTTTGCGCCGGCAAGGGTGTTATCGTAGCCGGCACGAAACAGCAGGCACTGTCCGCCGTAAAGTCCATTATGCTGGATAAAGAATTCGGCCCTGCCGGAGAAAATGTTATAATTGAACAGTGCCTGAAAGGGGAAGAGGCCTCTATTATCCTTGTAAGCGACGGCAGGGATTATGTATTGTTTCCGACCAGCCAAGACCATAAAAGGGTTTTTGATAATGATAAAGGCCCTAATACCGGCGGCATGGGAGCCTATTCCCCGGCGCCTGTCGCGACAGATGGAATTATTAAAAAAGTAGAAAATGATATAATACGTCCTTTGCTTGACGGGCTTAGATCTGAAGGAAACCCTTATAAAGGTGTTCTGTATATAGGCCTGATGATAATAGGCGAAACGCCCTATGTGCTTGAATTTAATGTCAGGTTTGGAGACCCGGAGACGCAGGCGATACTGCCGAGATTGAAGACGGACTTAGTGGATATTTTTGAGGCGGCGCTTGATAATAAACTCGGTAATTTTAAGATTGATTTTGACCCGCGCCCGTGTGTAAGCGTAGTATTGGCATCCGGCGGGTATCCTGGCCCGTATAAACAAGGTTTACCGGTATCAGGGTTAAATAAGGCAGGCACTATAAAGGATGTTTTTATTTTTCATGCCGGCACAAGGTTATCTTCCACCGACGGGCAATCTTTTGTTATTACAACAAGCGGCGGACGCGTTTTAGGCGTAACGGCAATGGCTGACACTATTGATGCGGCGATAAGAAAGTCCTATGCCGCGGCTGGCCTTATTGCTTTTGAGGGAATGCACTTTAGAAAAGATATCGGGTTTAAAGCGGTTTCGCGAGGGGCTGAATAA
- the nrdD gene encoding anaerobic ribonucleoside-triphosphate reductase, which yields MSVEQSSSAGVRQGYFDVISKRDGRLVAFDKSKIADAIFKAALSVGGEDREMAEELASAVTLYLRKKFTSQIPAIEQIQDAVEKVLIETGHAKTAKAYILYRENRARARENLRVRKKVRQENNSTDISLMVTPLAKDEVVLWDKNKVAEALRKEAGLSMELSNEIASAVEHKIVNSDISQISTSLIRELVDNELFTRGLNKTLKKQAAIGMPVYDLETLIFSKSNENANINSNNPEAINLAIAETVLKQYALERIFSQDIADSHLKGEIHLHDLGYPTRVYCSSHSLEYLKKYGLHLGNLDTQSAPAKHARTLTGHLNTFLASMQAYYAGALGVAYVNIMYAPYVGDMTDKQMRQEAQHLIFSASQNAFSRGGQSLFIDHNIHTGVPNYLKNIPAIGPDGKYTGKTYGYYEEIAQRFARAMLSVWRDGDEFGRPFAFPKCDLHISADTFSDPSQRQLLEYACQIASENGAPYFVFDRDEVTLSACCRLRTQIRDNYMIEHPESMRFCGFQNITINLPQAAYRSGRGNLEAFYKEVDRCMELAIKAHVQKKDFISRLMSKPHLPMWEVGKLALDGRPYIDLDKATYIIGLVGLNECLQHLTGKQLHDDEEIFKLGIKIVSYMYFKAKEAEKRLGLKFSLEESPAESAARRLAKVDLRQYPEEAANVIKGDMANDMYYYTNSIHFAANAPVDLITRIQKQSKFHTLIESGAIIHAFVGERLPSPQAIMKLLEKTFQKTQAAQLTISPEFTICNSCHKRDNGLRDACRACGSDDVYGMTRIVGYYSRINNWNKSKLGELEDRRQNPANYAV from the coding sequence ATGAGCGTAGAGCAGTCAAGCAGTGCGGGTGTCCGGCAAGGGTATTTTGACGTTATATCCAAAAGAGACGGTAGATTGGTTGCTTTTGACAAAAGCAAAATCGCGGACGCTATTTTTAAAGCGGCTCTTTCAGTCGGGGGAGAGGACAGGGAAATGGCAGAAGAACTTGCCTCGGCCGTTACACTATACTTAAGAAAAAAATTTACCTCTCAAATACCGGCCATAGAACAGATACAGGATGCTGTTGAAAAGGTGCTTATTGAAACAGGCCACGCCAAGACAGCGAAGGCTTATATACTATACAGGGAAAACAGGGCCCGGGCCAGGGAAAACCTGCGCGTAAGAAAAAAAGTGCGGCAGGAAAATAATTCCACTGATATATCTTTAATGGTTACGCCCCTGGCAAAAGATGAAGTAGTGCTATGGGATAAGAATAAGGTTGCTGAAGCTCTCCGGAAAGAAGCTGGTTTGAGCATGGAACTGTCCAATGAGATAGCGTCAGCGGTTGAGCATAAAATAGTCAATTCGGATATCAGCCAAATATCAACAAGCCTTATAAGGGAATTGGTAGATAATGAGCTTTTTACCAGAGGATTAAATAAGACCCTTAAGAAACAGGCCGCGATAGGTATGCCTGTGTATGACCTGGAGACGCTTATATTCTCCAAGAGTAATGAAAACGCTAATATTAATTCAAATAATCCCGAGGCCATAAACCTGGCCATAGCCGAAACGGTACTTAAGCAATACGCTCTTGAAAGGATATTCTCACAGGATATAGCGGATTCCCATCTGAAAGGGGAGATACACCTGCACGATCTCGGTTATCCAACCAGGGTTTATTGTTCTTCACATTCCCTTGAATACCTGAAAAAATACGGACTGCATCTGGGTAATCTTGACACGCAAAGCGCGCCCGCGAAACACGCCAGGACGCTTACCGGCCATCTCAATACGTTTTTAGCCAGTATGCAGGCATATTATGCCGGAGCTCTGGGTGTTGCCTATGTTAATATTATGTACGCGCCCTATGTCGGAGACATGACCGATAAACAGATGCGCCAGGAGGCCCAGCATCTTATATTTTCAGCTTCCCAAAACGCTTTTTCCAGGGGCGGGCAGAGCCTTTTTATAGACCATAACATACATACGGGTGTGCCTAATTACCTGAAAAATATACCGGCTATCGGGCCGGATGGAAAATATACCGGTAAAACATATGGTTATTATGAAGAAATCGCGCAGCGTTTTGCCAGGGCCATGCTTAGCGTTTGGCGTGACGGTGATGAATTTGGCAGGCCTTTCGCTTTTCCTAAATGCGATTTGCATATCAGCGCCGACACGTTTAGTGATCCCAGTCAGAGACAGCTGTTGGAATACGCCTGCCAGATAGCAAGCGAAAACGGCGCGCCCTATTTTGTTTTTGACAGAGACGAGGTAACGCTTTCCGCTTGCTGCCGTTTGAGAACGCAAATAAGAGACAATTATATGATAGAGCACCCGGAATCCATGCGATTTTGCGGTTTCCAAAACATAACAATAAACCTTCCGCAGGCCGCGTATCGTTCAGGCAGAGGCAATTTAGAAGCGTTTTACAAAGAAGTGGACAGGTGTATGGAACTTGCCATAAAAGCGCATGTCCAGAAAAAAGATTTTATAAGCCGGCTAATGTCAAAACCGCATTTGCCTATGTGGGAAGTAGGAAAACTCGCTCTTGACGGCAGGCCGTATATAGACCTTGATAAGGCCACATATATAATAGGCCTGGTGGGTCTTAATGAATGTCTTCAACACTTGACCGGTAAACAGCTTCACGATGATGAGGAGATTTTTAAGCTCGGCATCAAAATAGTATCGTATATGTATTTCAAGGCAAAAGAAGCGGAGAAGAGGCTTGGTTTGAAATTTTCACTTGAAGAATCACCGGCGGAAAGCGCGGCAAGAAGATTGGCCAAGGTGGATTTGAGGCAATATCCTGAAGAAGCGGCCAATGTCATAAAAGGCGATATGGCAAACGACATGTATTATTATACTAATTCCATACACTTTGCGGCAAACGCTCCCGTAGACCTGATCACAAGGATACAGAAACAATCAAAATTCCACACGCTTATAGAGTCAGGCGCTATTATACACGCTTTCGTGGGGGAAAGATTGCCTTCCCCGCAGGCAATAATGAAGCTTCTGGAAAAGACATTTCAGAAGACCCAGGCGGCCCAGCTTACCATATCGCCGGAATTTACCATATGCAATTCCTGCCATAAAAGGGACAATGGCCTGCGCGATGCCTGCAGGGCCTGCGGTTCAGATGATGTTTACGGTATGACGCGTATAGTAGGTTATTATAGCCGTATAAATAATTGGAATAAATCTAAATTGGGAGAGCTTGAGGACAGAAGGCAGAACCCGGCAAACTACGCGGTGTAA
- a CDS encoding thioredoxin family protein, which yields MKIKVFGKNNCAKCETTKNKINHYLKKNNNPSNAALEFHDLDTVEGMTEGAYNNVLKIPTTLIEKEDQVLARWDGEVPRTEDFAAYLR from the coding sequence ATGAAGATAAAAGTTTTTGGAAAAAATAACTGTGCCAAATGCGAGACAACAAAAAATAAAATAAACCATTATCTTAAAAAAAATAATAACCCTTCAAACGCCGCGTTGGAATTCCACGATCTTGATACTGTGGAAGGCATGACGGAAGGCGCCTACAACAATGTCTTGAAAATTCCCACTACTCTTATAGAAAAAGAAGACCAGGTGCTGGCCAGGTGGGACGGGGAAGTTCCCAGGACGGAAGACTTTGCCGCTTACCTGCGATAG
- the rpiB gene encoding ribose 5-phosphate isomerase B, which yields MRIAIGSDHGGFELKKDIIEYLKKRNYCVVDVGCFNPDDCDYPQYSFAVAGLVGAKKVDRGIAICKSGIGNSIVANKVKGVRAALCFNVAQARSSREHNDANMLVLGALYVKKSTVRSMLCAWLKTSALAGRHARRVRQIKKIETKVFK from the coding sequence ATGCGGATAGCGATAGGTTCGGACCATGGCGGTTTTGAGTTGAAAAAAGATATCATTGAATACCTCAAAAAGAGGAATTACTGTGTTGTGGATGTGGGCTGTTTCAACCCGGATGACTGCGATTATCCGCAGTATAGTTTTGCCGTAGCAGGCCTTGTCGGCGCGAAGAAAGTGGACAGGGGTATAGCGATATGCAAAAGCGGAATAGGCAATTCAATAGTTGCTAATAAAGTAAAAGGTGTCCGCGCCGCATTATGTTTTAATGTTGCCCAGGCCAGGTCCAGCCGCGAACACAATGACGCCAATATGCTTGTGCTGGGCGCTTTATATGTTAAAAAAAGCACTGTCAGATCAATGCTTTGCGCCTGGCTTAAGACAAGCGCGTTAGCGGGAAGGCATGCCCGGCGCGTCAGGCAGATAAAAAAGATTGAGACGAAGGTTTTTAAGTAA
- a CDS encoding low molecular weight protein arginine phosphatase, whose protein sequence is MTNDIKKVLIVCTGNACRSPMAEGFLKKYLDPKEGFMVFSAGLSAIDGMPPTRTAVEAMREEGIDISFYLTKSFSQALARSADIILVMTSSHKEGVLKKAPYAEGRVFLYNEFAGIGNGVSDIDDPIGQPLDVYRAVRDNIKKATKKVAERVRGGICG, encoded by the coding sequence ATGACAAATGATATTAAAAAGGTCCTTATAGTCTGCACAGGAAACGCCTGCCGGTCCCCTATGGCGGAAGGGTTTTTAAAAAAATATCTTGATCCCAAAGAAGGATTTATGGTTTTTTCAGCGGGGTTATCCGCTATTGACGGCATGCCTCCTACCAGAACTGCTGTTGAGGCCATGCGCGAAGAGGGTATTGATATATCTTTTTATCTTACAAAATCTTTTTCGCAGGCCCTGGCAAGGTCGGCGGATATTATTCTTGTCATGACCTCTTCGCATAAAGAAGGCGTGTTAAAAAAAGCTCCTTATGCTGAAGGCAGGGTGTTTCTTTATAATGAATTTGCGGGTATCGGAAATGGTGTTTCTGATATTGATGACCCGATAGGCCAACCGCTTGATGTGTATAGGGCCGTCCGGGATAACATAAAGAAAGCCACAAAAAAAGTGGCCGAGCGTGTAAGAGGTGGCATATGCGGATAG
- the purE gene encoding 5-(carboxyamino)imidazole ribonucleotide mutase, with translation MAQKHKVAVVMGSNSDMEIMKNCVDTLKGFGINADVRILSAHRTPKRTIEFASNARKNNYQLIIAAAGGAAHLAGVAAAHTTLPVIGVPMDTKALGGLDSLFSTVQMPSGIPVACMAIGRAGAINAAVLAIEILALNDNSLRTKLDGHKIALAKSALKK, from the coding sequence ATGGCGCAAAAACACAAAGTAGCCGTGGTAATGGGAAGCAATTCGGATATGGAAATTATGAAGAATTGCGTTGATACATTAAAAGGATTTGGTATTAATGCCGATGTCAGGATACTATCGGCCCATAGGACGCCTAAGCGGACGATAGAATTTGCCTCTAATGCCCGGAAGAACAATTATCAGCTGATAATAGCGGCGGCAGGGGGTGCGGCCCACCTTGCCGGAGTTGCGGCCGCTCATACAACATTACCGGTTATAGGTGTGCCCATGGATACGAAAGCCCTGGGGGGGCTGGATTCTTTGTTTTCTACCGTGCAGATGCCCTCGGGCATTCCTGTCGCGTGCATGGCGATAGGCAGAGCGGGCGCTATAAACGCCGCTGTGCTCGCGATAGAGATATTAGCTTTAAACGACAATAGTTTAAGAACCAAATTGGATGGCCATAAGATTGCTTTGGCAAAGTCTGCTTTGAAAAAATGA
- a CDS encoding L-threonylcarbamoyladenylate synthase: protein MITRTIDLNGKSDYGRKTREIALLLKSGAIAAIPTETVFGLACSGANKEAVRRLYKLKRRPLDKPFVVQVDKIAKLLGYGISLDGKINRVLNRFWPGPLTVLLETSAGKTGFRMPDNKAALSIIAASDFPVFVTSANMSGKKELVSAEEVGNTFDGLIDIIVDDGTIAEGTASTVLDCTRSHFKILRHGALSRQLTRFLGYDK, encoded by the coding sequence ATGATTACCAGGACGATAGATTTAAACGGCAAAAGCGATTATGGACGTAAAACGCGCGAAATCGCCTTGCTTTTAAAATCAGGCGCGATAGCGGCAATTCCGACGGAGACCGTGTTTGGGCTGGCTTGCAGTGGCGCCAATAAAGAGGCTGTCAGGAGATTGTATAAACTTAAACGCAGGCCTTTAGACAAGCCGTTTGTTGTTCAGGTTGACAAGATAGCCAAGCTTTTAGGCTATGGCATAAGCCTTGACGGCAAAATTAACCGTGTGTTAAATAGATTCTGGCCCGGGCCACTTACAGTTCTTTTGGAAACTTCCGCCGGCAAAACAGGTTTTCGTATGCCCGATAATAAGGCCGCGCTTTCAATTATTGCCGCGTCCGATTTTCCTGTTTTTGTCACAAGCGCGAATATGTCCGGCAAAAAAGAGCTCGTTTCCGCCGAAGAAGTAGGCAATACATTTGACGGGCTTATAGATATTATCGTAGACGATGGCACAATAGCCGAAGGCACGGCCTCAACCGTTCTTGACTGTACGCGTTCACATTTTAAGATATTACGTCACGGTGCCTTGTCCCGGCAGCTAACCCGGTTTTTAGGTTATGACAAATGA
- a CDS encoding anaerobic ribonucleoside-triphosphate reductase activating protein, with product MFHTRPQALIKGFQESTLTDWDGNIACIIFLGRCNFRCGFCHSKMLVDGFDDIDTIPFERIAEYLSKKSGWIDGVVITGGEPCLHQQALIDLINQIKELRFPVKLDTNGSNPVLLEKIIKNGLIEYVAMDIKAPLRGKEYSRAVNVNVNIDDIILSKDIIINSGLEHEFRTTVVPGIIDKNNILDIAREIRKARKYCIQQFVPRDTLNPGFMSLKPYKAEDLYEMADSVKHYIKNTIVRPN from the coding sequence ATGTTTCATACCAGGCCCCAGGCCCTTATAAAGGGTTTTCAGGAATCCACTCTTACGGATTGGGACGGAAATATAGCCTGTATAATATTTTTAGGCAGGTGTAATTTCAGGTGCGGTTTTTGCCATTCCAAAATGCTTGTGGATGGTTTTGACGATATAGATACAATACCGTTTGAGCGCATCGCGGAGTATCTGTCTAAAAAATCAGGCTGGATAGACGGGGTTGTCATAACGGGAGGAGAGCCGTGCCTCCATCAGCAGGCCCTTATAGACCTTATCAATCAAATAAAAGAACTCCGGTTTCCGGTCAAACTGGATACGAACGGTTCAAACCCGGTATTGCTTGAAAAGATCATAAAAAACGGCCTTATTGAATATGTGGCAATGGATATTAAGGCGCCATTGCGCGGGAAAGAATACAGCCGCGCGGTAAATGTCAATGTAAATATAGATGATATAATTCTGTCAAAAGATATTATAATAAATTCCGGCCTTGAGCACGAATTCCGGACAACCGTAGTCCCGGGAATAATTGATAAAAATAATATTCTTGATATAGCAAGAGAAATCAGAAAAGCGCGGAAATACTGCATCCAGCAATTTGTGCCAAGAGACACTCTCAACCCCGGCTTCATGTCACTTAAGCCATATAAAGCCGAAGACCTCTATGAGATGGCGGATTCCGTTAAACATTATATAAAAAATACAATAGTAAGGCCGAATTAA